The window ACTCAAGCCCTGCGTGCCTTCACCAAGATCTTCTCCCCTGCCATGATTTTCAAAGCGGAAGCTATCGTGGGTCCCGCCCAAGTAGGTGCCTACTTCGGCGAGGGTAAGCATGCGGGCAAGGTGTCTGACCTGGCGTATCACAACAGCTTGATGGTGCAGATTTGGTCGGCTATCGCCGCCAAGGATGCCACTCTCATGGTTCACACCATGTCTCGCTTCACTGGCCTGCCCAGCACCACCGCCTGGGGTGTCTATCTGCGCTGCCACGATGACATCGGCTGGGCTATCGATGACACCGATGCCCACGAGGTGGGCCTCAATGGCCACGACCACCGGATGTTCTTGGCTGAATACTTCGAGGGTAGCTTCTATGGCTCACTCGCAACCGGTGAGCCCTTTATGCCGGACCCCGTTAGCGGTGAGCGCCGCACCTCCGGCACAGGCGCCAGCCTGGCCGGTATTGAGAAAGCCCTCAAACTCAAGGATGAAAAGCAGCTTGCCCTCGCCATTGAGCGATACCTCTGTGCCTACACAATGATCTTTGGCTTCGGCGGCATTCCTCTGCTCTATATGGGCGACGAGATTGGCCTGCTCAACGACCACAGCTACCTCAAGGACGAGACCAAGGCCGAAGATAACCGCTGGCTCCACCGCCCCAAGATGAACTGGAAGGTTGCCGACGCGGCAGCCGCTGGTGAACTCGATGACAAGGCTGCGGGCATTATTTATAACCGCATCAAGCACGTCATTGAAGTGCGGAAATCCCTGCCTTCCCTGCACGCCGGTGTTGCCACGACCGTGCGCAAGGGAACAGGACAGGGTGTGGTGATCTTTGACCGCGTTCACCCTGCCGGGGACATTGTCCAGGTCTATAACCTCTCGGACAGTCCACGTTGGCTCACCGCCACCGAGCTGGGAACTCTGTCCGGTTCTGTGACCGACCACCTCACAGGCCACACCTTCGATATTGGCGCCGGAGTTCCTCTCGCACCCTATGAGATGCGCTGGTTCACGCAGGGTTAGTTATTCACAAGCCCCTGTTTGCCAGAATTCATTAACGCTAGAATTCTGTACATGACAACCCTCCCCCTTGCTGAAGCCAGAGCTAACCTCTCCAAGCTTGTTGAGGCAGCTGTCACCACTCAAGAGATTTTTGAGATCACTCGTAACGGGGCCAGGGATGCTGTGCTCATGAGCGCAGATGAATATGACTCCCTCATCGAGACCATCGACATCCTGGGCGATGAAGAAACCATGGTTCAACTTCGCGTGGCATTGGCCCAGCAAAAAGCAGGCATGAGCGTGGCTGTGGATAAAGAAACATTGCTAGCGAGCATCGCTGCCAGAATGCCCGAATGAAACAGACCTACACCGTCAAAATTCTTCCCGCGGCACGTGTTGCCATTGAGCTCCAGCTCCCCCAGAAAGTAGCTGCTGCAGTTGTTGAGTTTATCTACGGCCCGCTAGCCGAGAACCCTCATCGGATAGGAAAACTTCTCCGCGGTGACCTTGCCGGCATGATGGTTGCCAGACGCGGTGAATACCGCGTGATCTATGAAATCTTCGACAACGAAATCATGATTGAAATCGTTCTGGTCTCACATCGCAGAACTGCCTATCGGCGTCGAAGCTGATAGTTGTTGGTACCCCCAGTGGGACTCGAACCCACACTGGATCGATTTTAAGTCGATTGCCTCTGCCGATTGGGCTATGGGGGCGTACCTTCTCAGGCTAGCAAAGCAAAAGGGAGGCCGATGCGGCCTCCCTTTCGTTTTGGAAGTTTTACTTCTTAGCCGCAGGCTTCTTTGCAGGAGCCTTCTTTGCTGCAGGCTTTGCGGCAACCTTGGCTGCTGCAGGAGCTGGACGCGAAGCGAACTCTTCGAATGCTGCGCGAGGAGTCTCACGAGCTTCGAGCGAGACGATGTCGCGGCCGAGCCAGAAGTTGTTCCACCAGCCACCAACAACGCGGAACTTGCGCTCGAAGGAAGGCATGGCAAGACCGTGGTAACCACGGTGTGCGAGCCAGGCGATGTAACCCTTGAGGGCGAGCTTGCCGGACTGGAACACACCGATGTTGAGGCCGAGACCTGCAACCGCACCGAGGTTCTTGTGGAAGTAGTCAGTTGGGCCCTCGCCGCGGATAACCGCTGCGACGTTACGAGCCATCAGCTTGCCCTGACGGACAGCGTGCTGCGCGTTAGGAACGCAGTAACCGCCAACGCCGCCACCTGAAAGGTCGGGGCATGCGGTTGCGTCTCCAGCACCCCAGGCGCCTTCGATAACACCCTTGTCGCCCTCAACGCGGAGGTCCGCACGAACGCGCAGACGGCCACGCTCGTCGAGGGGGAAGTCGGTTGCGCGGAGCATGGGGTTAGCCATGACACCAGCGGTCCAGATGATGAGGTCAGACTCGAACTTCTCACCGGTGGAGAGCTGAATGAGTCCGTTTTCTGCCGACTGAAGCTGGGTGTCGAGGTGAACCTGAGCACCACGCTCTGCGAGGTTGTTCAGAACCCACTTGCTAGTCTCGAGCGAAACCTCGGGCATGATGCGGCCCATAGCCTCGATGAGGTGGAAGTGGGTGTCCTCGAAGGTCAACTCTGGGTAGTCCTTGATGAGGTCAGAAGCCAGCGAGCGAAGCTCTGCGAAGACCTCAATACCTGCGAAGCCACCACCAACGACGGTGACGGTGAGCAGGCGGTCACGCTCAGGACCTGCAGGAAGCTGAGCAGCCTTGTCGAAGTTGGAGAGGATGCGGTCGCGGATCGCAACTGCTTCTTCAATGGTCTTCAGGCCGATAGCGTTGTCTGCAATGCCGGGGATGGGGAAGGTGCGAGAAACAGCACCCGCGGTGAAGATGACCTGGTCATACTTCTCTGCGAATTCCTTGCCCGCGTTGGGAACGATGGTTGCGGTCTTCTTCTTGTGGTCAATGCCAACAACCTTGCCCGAGATGATGCGGGTGCGCTTGAGGTGTGAGCGGTGACCAACGACAGCGTGACGTGCCTCGATGGAGCCAGCTGCGATTTCAGGCAGGAATGGCTGGTAGGTCATGTAGGGCAATGGATCAACAATGGTGACCTCTGCCTCTGACTTACGAAGGATTTTTTCGAGCTTCCACGCGGTATAGAAACCTGCGTAGCCAGCACCGACAATAAGAATCTTGGGCACAGTAATACGTCTCCAGCTAGACAAAGTGGGGTTAGGGCGTCTCGTCTGTTTCGTGATGGGAATTGTCACGGGGAACAACAGGTCGAAGTCTTCGAGTAACTACGATGTACCCGATAACTACAATCGTACCGAATCCAGCGAAAAACAATAACGGAACACCCACGGTGGTCAGCTGATACAGGGTTGGAAGCCCGGCAATATTCCCACTGTCGAAGGGTAATGGCAGTGGCGTGGCCGTGGAAGTGTCCCAGGGCTCGGGTGTGGTGGTGTTACTTCCACGGCGATAAAGCTTGATCCACTCTTCCAAAGACCCCAAAGGGTTCTTCTTGACCGTGGGGACATCTGCCGTCACTGCGGCATAGGCATTGATCTTGCCGTAGCCATAAATGGGGCTGGGAACCTCGCCCACGGGAGTAGCTGTCGAGATGATGCGGTTGATTACATTGTTGGCATCGAGCTCGGGGTGTGACGCACGAACCAGCGCCACCAAGCCGGCAACAATCGGAGTCGCCCCACTGGAGCCAGACCACTTCATGTAGGCACCACCGGGTGCAACCCCAACGAGCGCTTCACTGGGTGCGGAAACACCTATGGTGATTCCTTGACTCGAGGCGTCATAGCTTGCTTCACCGTTGACGTCGAGACCAGCCACCGTCAGCACACCCGGAATCGTGGCGGGTGCACCCACCTCCGTGGTTCCTGCTCCACGGTTTCCTGCTGCGGCAACGATGACAACGTCATGCTCGAACGCATACATAAACGCGTCGTCCCAGCTGGGGGGCCATTCCAGGCTGTTTCGAGTCAGGGACATGTTGATGACCTTGGCGCCTTGATCCACGGACCATTTGATGGCGTTAGCAATTTGCTCGTCTGAAGAGACCGCCGTGTTGTCTCCAAAAGCTACCGAGGCAGATAACAGTTGTGCTGCGGGAGCAGTACCTATGACGCCGTTATTTCCACCTGTGCCACGGCCAGCCAAGACAGAGGCAACGAGCGTTCCGTGATCTGGAGACTCCCCTACTGGGGTGCGCCCATCGGGGGAACCCACACCTGAGAAGTCTGCACCGCCCACGACAGCCGCGTTGATGTCGGGGGCGTAGCCAATCCCGGAGTCAATGACCGAAACCAGCACACCGTCTCCCTGGGTCACATCCCAGGCTTGGTAAAAGTTGTAGTCGCCCAACCAGTATTCGAAGTCACGAATGTAGTCCGCGCGGGCGGGGGTTGCCGAGAGCACTGCCAAAGCAGTGACGGCAAGGACAGAGAGGGAGGCTAAACCGCGTCGTAGTCGATGCATTGACACACCTCAGGTGACCACGAAGACCTAGCCAGTGCAAGATCACCAATCGGGTTCACGCCAGGACCGGCAGCAAGTGCGTGACCGGCCAGCGCGTGCAGGCACTTCACGCGCACCGGCATACCGCCAGCAGAAATACCATCCAACTCAGGCACAACAGCAATGGATTCGCGGTCTGCGATGAACTGCTCATGCGCGACGAGATATTGCTTTTGCATCTCTTCGTCAGCGTTCAAGATCTCAGTGAACTCAGCCATCACCTGGGTAGCTTCCAAGTCAGACATGGCAACCGTGGCAGCAGGGTGGGTGAGGTAGTAGAAGGTAGGGAACGGGGTTCCATCCGACAGCCTGGGCGCCGTGGCGACCACTGTCGGAGCACCACACACACAGCGTGCCGGAATACCTATGACATCGCGCGCGGGACGCCCAAGCTGCGCCGACACAATACGGATGTCGTCGTCGGTGGCAGGGTCAAATGGCGGGCGCATAGAAAGCTTTCTTACTGTGTGGGCTGAACTTGTTCCGGAGTGGGAGTACCCAAACCAGCAACAAGGAAAGATTTGAGCAGACCTGAGACCCAGTCAGTGCTGGTGTCTTGCAGAGAAGCAGTTGCCTTCTCACGCTTGAGGTCATCGATGGTGGCGTCGTTGATGACGAGGTAGCTGATTTCACCTGGCATGACGTAGTAGAGGCGATCACGTGCCTGAGCACGCACGTAGGCAGGGTCATCCCAGCGAGCGCGCTGCTTTTCCAAGTCCGTGATTTGAGAAGTTTTCAGATCAGCTTCAGCTTGCAGATCAGCAATAACCTGACGCTGCTCAATCCAAATCTTGATGTTGGGTGCGAGCACGAGCATGCCCAGCAGGGTCAGGCTCATAATCAAGATAGAAAAGCCCGACAGTCGAATACTGCCGAGCCAGACGCCCGCTTTCGTGGTTCCGGTGACCAAAGCCACCGGAACCTTACGAACGCGAACGTTTTTCTTAGCCATAAAGGGCCAGTGACGCCTTAGGCGGTGAAGCGGGGGAAAGCGCTGCTGCCTGCGTAGACAGCTGCTTCACCCAGTTCTTCTTCAATACGCAGAAGCTGGTTGTACTTGGCAACACGGTCGCTACGAGCAGGTGCACCCGTCTTGATCTGACCACAGTCGGTAGCAACGGCGAGGTCAGCAATGGTGGTGTCCTCGGTCTCACCGGAACGGTGAGAGAGGATGGCCTTCATGCCGTGACGCTGTGCGAGAGATACTGCATCGAGAGTCTCGGTGAGGGTACCAATCTGGTTTACCTTGACCAGGATCGAGTTACCGGCCTTGAGGTCGATACCCTTCTGCAGGCGAACAGGGTTGGTGACGTAGAGGTCGTCACCTACGAGCTGAAGTTTGTCGCCAAGCTCAGCGGTGATGTGAGTCCAACCGGTCCAGTCATCTTCGTCCAGTGGGTCCTCGATGGAAACCAGCGGGAAGTCGCGAACGAGCTCTGCGTAGTACGCGGTCATTTCTTCAGAGGTGCGCTTCTGGCCCTCGAAGTGGTAAGCGCCGTCCTTGTAGAACTCAGAAGATGCAACGTCGAGTGCGAGACCGATGTCCTTACCTGGCTTGAAGCCAGCCTGCTCGATAGCGCCCACGATGAATTCGAGTGCACCACGGTTGTTGGGGAGGTCAGGAGCGAAACCACCCTCATCACCGAGACCGGTAGCCATACCGTTCTTCTTCAGCAGCGACTTGAGTGAGTGGTAAATCTCCACACCCCAGCGCAGTGCTTCAGAGAAGCTCTCTGCACCGTGAGGAACAGCCATGAACTCCTGGATGTCCACACCAGTGTCAGCGTGGGCACCACCGTTGATGATGTTCATCAGGGGAACAGGAAGAGTGTGAGCGTTGGGGCCACCAACGTAACGGAAGAGAGGAAGGTCTGCAGAGTCTGCAGCAGCCTTGGCAACAGCAAGAGAAACACCGAGGATGGCGTTAGCGCCGAGACGCTTCTTGTTCTCGGTGCCGTCGAGCTCAATCATGGCGCCATCGATGAGGCGCTGGTCAGCAGCGTCGAAGCCTTCGAGTGCAGGGCCGATTTCGTCGATGACAGCGTCAACAGCCTTCTGAACACCCTTACCGAGGTAACGGTTCTTGTCTTCGTCGCGGAGTTCGTATGCTTCGAAAGCACCGGTGGATGCACCGGATGGGACTGCAGCGCGGGCAAGCACGCCATCTTCGAGCAGAACCTCTACCTCAACGGTGGGGTTACCGCGAGAGTCGAGAATTTCGCGTGCGCCAATGGCGTCAATGAGGGCCACAGTGTCTCCTTGTGATGTGTTAGGTGGTGTGTAGAAAAAGTGAGGGAATTACAAGTAATTCTAGGCGAGGTCCTTGAAGACCAAGTCTTTGGCACTCGTAGTCTGGGCAGAAACAAAGGCAAAGGAGCCAAATCCTGCTTCCCGAGCACGATCGAGCACGGGAGTGAGGTTCTTGGCACGCTTTTCGAGACGCACGCGCTTACCCGCAGCAATGAGCTCACTCTTGATGCCAATCAGTGTCGAAAGACTCAGATCAGCACTGTCCAGCACGGCATCGTGAACCAGCACGACGCTGTCTGAGACGTAAGCGCCGTCGACCTCGATGAGGTCAACAATGCGCTCAAAACCAATGGAGAAGCCCGCTGCAGGAACGTCTTGGCCCAGGAAGCGACCAATCATGCCGTCATAGCGACCGCCGCCACCGACGGAGGAACCGGACTCGGGGTGGGCAATCTCAAAGATGGTGCCCGTGTAATACCCCATGCCGCGAACCAGGGTGGGGTCGAAGCGCACCTCAACACCGGAAGGAAGCTCTGTCAACGACTTCGCCAGGGTTTCCAGGTCTGCCACGGCATCGGAATCGATGCCGTCAGGCAGGACGGAAAGAATGTCTGCGGTAGTCATCGGGACACCACCAGAAGCCAGATGTGGCTCGATGCGTTCGAGCAGTCCGCCTAGCACCGCTGCTGCATCGGGGCCTGTTTCCGAGAGTTCTTTGACGACGCCCTCGGTGCCAATCTTGTCGAGTTTGTCGATCGAGATCAGGGCAGATCCGAAGCGCTCGGGGGCAAAACCGCAGTAATCGAGGATTCCCGCCAGGATGCGACGGTCATTGATGCGGATGGTGCAACCCTCAAGGCCCAGGGTGGAGAGAACAGCCGAGGTCGCCGTGATGAGCTCAACTTCAGCAAGTTGTCCTGCTTCACCAATGATGTCGATGTCACACTGCACGAACTGGCGGTAGCGGCCCTTCTGGGGGCGTTCAGCTCGCCAGACCGGGGCAATCTGTATCGCACGGAACACCGAAGGAAGCTCAGCACGGTGCGTTGCATAGAACCGAGCCAAAGGCACAGTCAGATCAAAGCGCAGACCGAGGTCTGCTAAATCGTGTGCATCACCTGAGTTGGCAGCTGCTTCAAGAGCTTCCTTATCCAGACCACGCTTGAGCACGCTAAAGGCAAGCTTCTCGTTATCGCCACCGAGACCGGAGTGCAGGCGCTCAAAGTCTTCAACAACGGGAGTCTCGATTTCTTCAAAGCCATGGCTGGCGAAGACATCTCGAATGACACGTAAAGCGCGTTCGCGCTTTGCCTTGTCTGCAGGCAGGAAATCCCGCATGCCACGGGGAGGAGATACGTCACGAGCCATGTATCTATTCTGCCTCTCGAATGTCTTCCTGGAGTTCACGCAGTCTCACACGCAGAGCTTTCTCAGCATCAATGCCCTGCTCACGTGCAGAGGAGACAATGCTCAGCAGAATGCTGCCGACTTCGTCTTCATCTGCCCAGATGGGTGGATCGGGCAGGTGTTGCTTCTCGAGACCCACCTTTTCTGCCTTGCCGAGGAGTTTTTCGGCGAGCGCGAGGGCAGGCATGGACTGCGGAATGCCATCCAGGGTGGAGGTTCGTCCGGGCTTTTCTTGTTTCTTGAGGTCATCCCAGACCGCCATGACATCGTCGGCTGTTTCTAGCTTGTTTTCGCCAAAAACGTGAGGGTGACGCCCCACCATCTTGGCGGTCATGTGGGCGGCAACATCTTGGATGTCGAATTCTTCACCGGGAGTGGTGGAGGCGAGGTCGGCGTGGAAGATCACTTGATAGAGCACGTCACCAAGCTCTTCGATCATCTCCTCACGATTACCTGACTCAATGGCGTCAATGAGCTCATAAGTCTCTTCGACCAAGTACTTGATGAGGGACTCGTGAGTCTGCTCAGCATCCCAGGGGCATCCACCTGGCGCGCGCAGGACAGCCATTACCTCGATGAGTTCATCGAGTTTGGATTGTTCTTTCTTCTCTATCTGGTCGTCACTCATTTGTTCTTCTCCAGATACACATCACGCATGCCCCAACGATATGCAGTGACATAAGCAATTGCCACAATCAGTCCTGGGGCAACGACGATGGGCAGAAAGGCAAGCTCCGTGCCGACGGTGAAGGCTTGTAGCAGTGCAAAGATGGCGAAGCCAATACCGGCTAGGCCTGGACGATTCCAGCCCACCACCGTGAACAGCAAGATGGCCACGGCAGGAAACAGGTGAGTCCACACTGCCCAGGTGTAGATCAGGCTGGGGTTTGATGCACCGCCAAGCATGGGTTCTTGCCGTGCCTGTGATTCATCCCACCAGGCAGTGAAATACAGTGCCGTGACCGCGAGAGCAAGGACACGTGAGGTCCAGATAGCGGCGACATAGCGTGTGCTTGTCACTCCTCGAAGTGAGGAGAAGATGGGGCTGGTCATCAGTTTCCCTCCAGATGTACAGCCCCATCCTCTCACCGAGTCAAAGAGACAATGGCCCGGTTCACTCGTCCGACAATAAAATGTCGGTTATGGCTCAGTAGTTCTACGTGGTGAGACGTCCTCGTAGCTGAGCCAGTTCATCGGTGAGCGCAGCTGGAACGCGCTCGCCAAACTTGTCGAAGTACTCCTCGGTGAGGTCGCACTCTGCGGTCCACATGTTGCGGTCCACATGGAAAAGCTTCTCCATGGCCTCGTCCGAGACATCCAGGCCTTCGAGGTTGAAGGTGCCGGCGGCAGGAACACGGCCCATAGGTGCGTTCTCAGTGGCGACGTCGCCGTCGACGCGGCGTGCAATCCACTCGAGAACACGGGAGTTCTCACCAAAGCCAGGCCACAGGAAGGAACCATCGGCATCCTTGCGGAACCAGTTGACCTGGAAGATGGAAGGAGCCTTGTTGCCCAAGGTCTTACCGATCTCGAGCCAGTGACCCCAGTAGTCGGCCATGTTGTAGCCACAGAAGGGAAGCATGGCGAAGGGGTCGCGGCGCAGATCGCCCACGGTTCCTTCAGCAGCTGCTGTCTGTTCGCTCGA of the Aurantimicrobium photophilum genome contains:
- a CDS encoding FtsB family cell division protein, which translates into the protein MAKKNVRVRKVPVALVTGTTKAGVWLGSIRLSGFSILIMSLTLLGMLVLAPNIKIWIEQRQVIADLQAEADLKTSQITDLEKQRARWDDPAYVRAQARDRLYYVMPGEISYLVINDATIDDLKREKATASLQDTSTDWVSGLLKSFLVAGLGTPTPEQVQPTQ
- a CDS encoding alpha-amylase family protein translates to MPYSPDLVDAARAQLQGLIGTTTRGAQDLLDRFDRWGGDLVEALAEIYPIETALPQLIEVMAAAHLQRDESLQQRDRERVLEQDWFQSPETIGYVAYADLFAKNLKGIAKRIPYLENLGVTYLHLLPILKPRPGANDGGYAVMDYRALREDLGSMKELRSTADKLHDSGISLTLDLVLNHVAQEHEWAEKARAGDPAYRDYFYVYPDRTIPDEFEKSLLEVFPDFAPGNFTWDEQLGGWVWTTFNSYQWDVNWSNPAVFCEYADIIANLANHGVDCIRLDAIAFMWKRMGTICQGEPEVHVITQALRAFTKIFSPAMIFKAEAIVGPAQVGAYFGEGKHAGKVSDLAYHNSLMVQIWSAIAAKDATLMVHTMSRFTGLPSTTAWGVYLRCHDDIGWAIDDTDAHEVGLNGHDHRMFLAEYFEGSFYGSLATGEPFMPDPVSGERRTSGTGASLAGIEKALKLKDEKQLALAIERYLCAYTMIFGFGGIPLLYMGDEIGLLNDHSYLKDETKAEDNRWLHRPKMNWKVADAAAAGELDDKAAGIIYNRIKHVIEVRKSLPSLHAGVATTVRKGTGQGVVIFDRVHPAGDIVQVYNLSDSPRWLTATELGTLSGSVTDHLTGHTFDIGAGVPLAPYEMRWFTQG
- a CDS encoding DUF501 domain-containing protein, with product MRPPFDPATDDDIRIVSAQLGRPARDVIGIPARCVCGAPTVVATAPRLSDGTPFPTFYYLTHPAATVAMSDLEATQVMAEFTEILNADEEMQKQYLVAHEQFIADRESIAVVPELDGISAGGMPVRVKCLHALAGHALAAGPGVNPIGDLALARSSWSPEVCQCIDYDAV
- a CDS encoding NAD(P)/FAD-dependent oxidoreductase, yielding MPKILIVGAGYAGFYTAWKLEKILRKSEAEVTIVDPLPYMTYQPFLPEIAAGSIEARHAVVGHRSHLKRTRIISGKVVGIDHKKKTATIVPNAGKEFAEKYDQVIFTAGAVSRTFPIPGIADNAIGLKTIEEAVAIRDRILSNFDKAAQLPAGPERDRLLTVTVVGGGFAGIEVFAELRSLASDLIKDYPELTFEDTHFHLIEAMGRIMPEVSLETSKWVLNNLAERGAQVHLDTQLQSAENGLIQLSTGEKFESDLIIWTAGVMANPMLRATDFPLDERGRLRVRADLRVEGDKGVIEGAWGAGDATACPDLSGGGVGGYCVPNAQHAVRQGKLMARNVAAVIRGEGPTDYFHKNLGAVAGLGLNIGVFQSGKLALKGYIAWLAHRGYHGLAMPSFERKFRVVGGWWNNFWLGRDIVSLEARETPRAAFEEFASRPAPAAAKVAAKPAAKKAPAKKPAAKK
- the eno gene encoding phosphopyruvate hydratase → MALIDAIGAREILDSRGNPTVEVEVLLEDGVLARAAVPSGASTGAFEAYELRDEDKNRYLGKGVQKAVDAVIDEIGPALEGFDAADQRLIDGAMIELDGTENKKRLGANAILGVSLAVAKAAADSADLPLFRYVGGPNAHTLPVPLMNIINGGAHADTGVDIQEFMAVPHGAESFSEALRWGVEIYHSLKSLLKKNGMATGLGDEGGFAPDLPNNRGALEFIVGAIEQAGFKPGKDIGLALDVASSEFYKDGAYHFEGQKRTSEEMTAYYAELVRDFPLVSIEDPLDEDDWTGWTHITAELGDKLQLVGDDLYVTNPVRLQKGIDLKAGNSILVKVNQIGTLTETLDAVSLAQRHGMKAILSHRSGETEDTTIADLAVATDCGQIKTGAPARSDRVAKYNQLLRIEEELGEAAVYAGSSAFPRFTA
- a CDS encoding S8 family serine peptidase, with protein sequence MHRLRRGLASLSVLAVTALAVLSATPARADYIRDFEYWLGDYNFYQAWDVTQGDGVLVSVIDSGIGYAPDINAAVVGGADFSGVGSPDGRTPVGESPDHGTLVASVLAGRGTGGNNGVIGTAPAAQLLSASVAFGDNTAVSSDEQIANAIKWSVDQGAKVINMSLTRNSLEWPPSWDDAFMYAFEHDVVIVAAAGNRGAGTTEVGAPATIPGVLTVAGLDVNGEASYDASSQGITIGVSAPSEALVGVAPGGAYMKWSGSSGATPIVAGLVALVRASHPELDANNVINRIISTATPVGEVPSPIYGYGKINAYAAVTADVPTVKKNPLGSLEEWIKLYRRGSNTTTPEPWDTSTATPLPLPFDSGNIAGLPTLYQLTTVGVPLLFFAGFGTIVVIGYIVVTRRLRPVVPRDNSHHETDETP
- a CDS encoding DUF7670 domain-containing protein, encoding MTSPIFSSLRGVTSTRYVAAIWTSRVLALAVTALYFTAWWDESQARQEPMLGGASNPSLIYTWAVWTHLFPAVAILLFTVVGWNRPGLAGIGFAIFALLQAFTVGTELAFLPIVVAPGLIVAIAYVTAYRWGMRDVYLEKNK
- a CDS encoding MazG family protein, with product MSDDQIEKKEQSKLDELIEVMAVLRAPGGCPWDAEQTHESLIKYLVEETYELIDAIESGNREEMIEELGDVLYQVIFHADLASTTPGEEFDIQDVAAHMTAKMVGRHPHVFGENKLETADDVMAVWDDLKKQEKPGRTSTLDGIPQSMPALALAEKLLGKAEKVGLEKQHLPDPPIWADEDEVGSILLSIVSSAREQGIDAEKALRVRLRELQEDIREAE
- a CDS encoding type II toxin-antitoxin system RelE family toxin, with product MKQTYTVKILPAARVAIELQLPQKVAAAVVEFIYGPLAENPHRIGKLLRGDLAGMMVARRGEYRVIYEIFDNEIMIEIVLVSHRRTAYRRRS
- a CDS encoding type II toxin-antitoxin system Phd/YefM family antitoxin; the encoded protein is MTTLPLAEARANLSKLVEAAVTTQEIFEITRNGARDAVLMSADEYDSLIETIDILGDEETMVQLRVALAQQKAGMSVAVDKETLLASIAARMPE
- the hisS gene encoding histidine--tRNA ligase, which translates into the protein MARDVSPPRGMRDFLPADKAKRERALRVIRDVFASHGFEEIETPVVEDFERLHSGLGGDNEKLAFSVLKRGLDKEALEAAANSGDAHDLADLGLRFDLTVPLARFYATHRAELPSVFRAIQIAPVWRAERPQKGRYRQFVQCDIDIIGEAGQLAEVELITATSAVLSTLGLEGCTIRINDRRILAGILDYCGFAPERFGSALISIDKLDKIGTEGVVKELSETGPDAAAVLGGLLERIEPHLASGGVPMTTADILSVLPDGIDSDAVADLETLAKSLTELPSGVEVRFDPTLVRGMGYYTGTIFEIAHPESGSSVGGGGRYDGMIGRFLGQDVPAAGFSIGFERIVDLIEVDGAYVSDSVVLVHDAVLDSADLSLSTLIGIKSELIAAGKRVRLEKRAKNLTPVLDRAREAGFGSFAFVSAQTTSAKDLVFKDLA